The genomic window CGAGGGGAAAAACTTTTCCGGGGATTTTATTCCGGAGGTCTATGGGGCCGCCACGGGGAAGGAACTGGATACTTATAAAAAAATAATTTCCAAGGAAAGGCCCTCCCGGGTATTGGTTCAATCCTTCGGCCATATCCCGGAGTTTGAAGGGGTTGCATTGACGGGGGACCTTTCGTTAAATGTGGTCAATGACCGCTCCTATGAATTTTATCGAAGACAGGGGGTTTCCCGGATCACCCTCTCTCCGGAGTTGACGTTAGCTAAAATCAAAGAGATGAAGTTCGAGACGAAGGCCACGGAAATTTTCGGCTATGGGCACCTGCCGGTGATGGGGCTGAAGCACTGTCCCATAAGTACGGTAATGGGACTTCAGAAACACTGTAACGCCTGCAAAGAAGGGGATTACAGCCTGGTGGACAGAATGGGTGAGCACTTTCCTCTGCTTCGCCGGAATCACTGTTATGTTGAACTTTATCATTGTAAAAAGCACTTTTTGCTTGAGGATCTGAAAGTCCTAGAACAAGCAGGGATAGGGTACTTTCGACTGAATTTTGTGAAAGAGTCCTCAGGAGAAGTGGAAAAAATCGTGAAACTTCACCGCAGGGTGCTCAAGGAAGGTTTGACCGATGAGATCAAGGATCTTCTTCGATGGATGAAAAAAGAGGAAATGACTAAGGGCCACTTATACCAAGGAGTGGAATAAAAAAAGACAGGAGACTTATCCCAGGTGGATAAGTCTCCTGTCTTTTTTTCCTTTGTTCCATTGTTCTTAGGTAAGAAGTCTTTCATGAGGACACCTTTCCTGGTCCTAGAGTTATGGTGTCGTGCCAAATCCCGGGGCTATCATTCACAGGATAAATCTGAGCCTCAGTACAAATATAATATAGTGTATTCGGAAGGCTTATGGTATAATAATTAAGCAGACATAAAACTCTGAAAACTACCGATCATCCGAAGGAGAGAATATCAATTGAATAAAAAGGCAGGTGCTTTCATGGATCGAACAGAAATACTGAAAAAACAGAACCGGGTTGTGGTACAGCTTTTATGGATCGCCGGGTTTTTAGCTTTTTTAAATAATTTACTCAGTGTTCGGGACCCTATTGCCGGGACTCTGATTATCGGTGTGATCGGAGGACTGGCTCTGATTATGTCCTATCTGGTCTACACCAATAAAATGCTTCACTCCGTAAAATATTTAGGAATTGCTGGAATCTTCATCACCGTATTCGTCTTTATTGAGTTTACTCCGGGGTTGCTATCCTACCTTACCATTTATATCGCATTGTTTATTCTAGGGATTTATCAGGAACAGGAGGTCATAACCATAGCAGGGGTCTTAAGTATTATGGTCTCCAGCTACGCTTTTTTCATGCATAAGGAGATGATATTCCATGAACGATACTTTGACCTGCTCTCCCTCGTCTCCATAAATTTCTTTATATTACTGGCCTGTGTGCTGTTAATTATTCAAAGTCAGTTCGGTTTACGATTGCAGCGGGATATGAAAAGAGAACATGAAACCCCAAAGAAATAAAAGCTTAAAGACCACCGAGGATTCTGAAAAATCTTCGGTGGTTTTTCCAGTAATTAATTTACGCGTAAATGGGTATACATCCTAATAACCGGCAAGTTATTTGGTGAAAAGGTAAAGTGCCTGGTTATTTAGTAAAACTTTGGGTATGAGTGAACAGTCATTTGTTACAAAGGATTAAAACACAGGAAAAGGAGAATAATAACTATTCTTAAAAAAGAGACTTTATGGTAAAATATTGTTCAGAGATTATAAAGTACAATATGAAAAAAATAAAAAGCTTGAAAATTCAAGCAAGAATTAAGGGGTATTAAAAGACTAAGCATTAAAATTAATGATGGGGTGAGAGCGTATGAATAAGGTCTTAAATATCGGTTTAGATGTGGGATCCACAACGGTGAAAGCTGTTGTTCTCAATGAAGAAAGGGAAACGGTTTTTAAAGATTACCGACGTCATTATTCCGACGTAAAAAACACGGTGAATGAGCTTTTTAACAACATGGAGGCGACTTTTAATCAACGGGAACTCCGCATTACCGTCACCGGTTCTGCCGGCCTTGGGCTTGCGGAGACGTTGGACATCCCCTTTATTCAGGAGGTAACCGCCTGCAGCAAAGCCATTGGACACTTAGCCCCAGAAACCGACGTGGCCATTGAACTTGGGGGAGAAGATGCGAAAATCATGTACTTCACCAATGGTATCGAACAGCGGATGAACGGCACCTGTGCCGGAGGGACCGGAGCCTTTATCGATCAGATGGCCTCTTTACTTAAAACCGATGCAGGAGGGCTTAATCAATTGGCCACAAAGCATCAAACCATATATCCCATCGCTTCCCGTTGTGGGGTATTTGCGAAAACCGACATTCAACCTCTGTTAAACGAGGGAGCCAACAAATCGGATATTGCCGCCTCGGTGCTACAAGCCGTGGTAAACCAAACCATTGGAGGTTTGGCCTGCGGAAAACCCATCCGGGGAAAGGTTGCTTTTTTAGGTGGTCCATTAACCTTTATGCCGGAATTGAAAGAACGTTTTCGCTCCACCTTAAATCTGCGATTCGAGGATGAAGTGAAGTTGCAGGATACTCAGTATTTTGTAGCAATGGGGGCCGCTTATGCAGCTTTTAACGAAGAAACCATGGAACCGAAATGCTTATACGATCGAATACCTAATTTATTTTGTGAAAGCAAGGATATTGCAGAAAGTTTAGAACCACTGTTTGGCAGTGAAGAGGAGTATGAAGCCTTTAAACAGCGGCACAGCAAAAACCAGGTGAAAAAACGGCCCTTAGCGGAAGCTACCGGGGAGCTTTACCTTGGCATTGATGCCGGGTCTACCACCTTAAAGGTGGCGGCGGTGAACGAAGACAAGGAACTGGTATTTTCCCATTACAGTTCCAATCACGGCAATCCACTGCAAATCGCACGGCAAGCGGTACAAAAGCTCTATGCTGAGATGCCAAAAACCGCAACCATTGCTCAAAGTGCGGTAACCGGTTACGGAGAGCAGCTCTTAAAGGCAGCCCTGGGTGTAGATCACGGGATTATTGAAACTGTGGCCCATTCCAAGGCGGCGGACTATTTTATGCCCGGTGTGGATTTTATTTTAGACATCGGCGGTCAGGATATGAAAAGTCTTCGGGTCCATGACGGAGTCGTAGACTCCATAATGTTAAACGAAGCCTGTTCCTCGGGATGCGGCTCTTTTGTGGAGACCTTTGCCAATGCCTTGAATCATGAAGTGGAGGAATTTGCAAAACTGGGAATTTTTGCAGAAAACCCGGTGGATCTTGGGACCCGGTGCACCGTATTTATGAACTCCCGGGTAAAGCAGGCCCAAAAGGAAGGGGCCAGCGTCGGAGATATCTCCTCAGGAATTGCCATCTCCGTGGTGAAAAACGCCCTGTTTAAGGTAATACGCATGCGGTCTAAGAAGGATTTGGGCGAAAAAGTTGTTGTTCAGGGTGGCACCTTCTATAACGACGCCGTTCTTCGTGCCTTTGAGCGGATTGCGGAAAAGGAAGTGGTTCGACCGGATATCGCCGGAATTATGGGAGCCTTCGGAGCCGCTTTGATTGCCAAGGACAATCGGGATCCTAAATTTCAAAGTACGTTTTTAAGCCGGGAACAGCTGGATGAATTTAAAGTGCTTTCGGAAAATAAACGGTGCCAACTATGTAATAATCACTGCCAGCTGAACGTCAATTATTTCTCCGACGGCCGTCAATATATTACAGGGAACCGCTGCGAACGGGGTTCCAATGTGGTGAGCAATAAAGAGCCCATGCCCAACATCTACGCTTATAAGCTCAAGGAAGTCTTTAAAATCCCGAAAACCGAAAAAACCCAAACCCGGGGTATCGTCGGACTGCCGCGAGTACTGAATATGTACGAGGACTTTCCCTTCTGGGCAAGATTTTTTACCAGTCTGGGTTATCAAGTGAAGCTCTCAGGGCATTCCACTAAGAAAATTTATGAACTGGGTATGGAAACCATTCCTTCGGAGAGTGTTTGTTACCCTGCAAAACTGGTACACGGACATATCGAAGATTTACTGAATAAAAAGGTGGATATGATTTTTTATCCTTCCATCCCCTTTAATATTAAGGAGAACCCTGAGGCGGATAATCAGTTTAACTGCCCCGTGGTCACCTCCTATCCCGAAACCATCAAGGCCAATGTGGACCGGCTCCATGAGGAGGATGTGGAGTATTTGCATCCGTTTTTACCCTTAGATGACGAAAAGCGAATGATCAAACGGATCCAGGAGGTATTCGCCCATAAGAATATCCCTCGAGGAGAACTGACAAAAGCTGTGAAGGAAGGCTATGAAGCGCTAGAGCACTACAAAGAGAAGGTGCGTAGGGAAGGGGAGCGGATCCTGGAATGGCTGGAGGAAAAGAATAAAAAAGCCGTGGTATTGGCGGGGCGGCCTTATCATATCGATCCCGAGATCAATCACGGAATTCCGGAACTGATCGCCTCTTACGGATACGGAGTTCTTTCCGAGGATGCCATCAGTCATTTGGAACGGGTGGGGAGACCTTTAAATTCTGTGGATCAGTGGATGTATCATACCCGTCTTTATGACGCCGCCGAGTACGTAACGAAGCATAGAAATTTGGAGCTGGTACAGCTAAACTCCTTTGGTTGCGGATTGGATGCCGTAACCGCCGATCAGGTAGCGGATATTTTAAAACGGAAAAATAAGCTAAGCACTTTGATAAAAATTGACGAAATCAATAATTTGGGAGCTGCACGAATTCGCATGCGTTCCTTGTTTGCCGCTGTGGAGCAGCGGGACAAAAAATCCGTGCCGGCAATCGAAGAAAAACCGGACATTCCAAAGGTTCTTTTCACCAAGGAGATGAAAAAGACCCATACCATACTGGTCCCTCAAATGTCGCCGATCCATTTTCAGTTTCTAGAGCCCGCTCTGCAGTCGGAAGGCTATAATGTGGAGTTTCTCCCTGCCATCGATACCAAGGCCATTGATGAAGGATTGAAAT from Isachenkonia alkalipeptolytica includes these protein-coding regions:
- a CDS encoding 2-hydroxyacyl-CoA dehydratase — translated: MNKVLNIGLDVGSTTVKAVVLNEERETVFKDYRRHYSDVKNTVNELFNNMEATFNQRELRITVTGSAGLGLAETLDIPFIQEVTACSKAIGHLAPETDVAIELGGEDAKIMYFTNGIEQRMNGTCAGGTGAFIDQMASLLKTDAGGLNQLATKHQTIYPIASRCGVFAKTDIQPLLNEGANKSDIAASVLQAVVNQTIGGLACGKPIRGKVAFLGGPLTFMPELKERFRSTLNLRFEDEVKLQDTQYFVAMGAAYAAFNEETMEPKCLYDRIPNLFCESKDIAESLEPLFGSEEEYEAFKQRHSKNQVKKRPLAEATGELYLGIDAGSTTLKVAAVNEDKELVFSHYSSNHGNPLQIARQAVQKLYAEMPKTATIAQSAVTGYGEQLLKAALGVDHGIIETVAHSKAADYFMPGVDFILDIGGQDMKSLRVHDGVVDSIMLNEACSSGCGSFVETFANALNHEVEEFAKLGIFAENPVDLGTRCTVFMNSRVKQAQKEGASVGDISSGIAISVVKNALFKVIRMRSKKDLGEKVVVQGGTFYNDAVLRAFERIAEKEVVRPDIAGIMGAFGAALIAKDNRDPKFQSTFLSREQLDEFKVLSENKRCQLCNNHCQLNVNYFSDGRQYITGNRCERGSNVVSNKEPMPNIYAYKLKEVFKIPKTEKTQTRGIVGLPRVLNMYEDFPFWARFFTSLGYQVKLSGHSTKKIYELGMETIPSESVCYPAKLVHGHIEDLLNKKVDMIFYPSIPFNIKENPEADNQFNCPVVTSYPETIKANVDRLHEEDVEYLHPFLPLDDEKRMIKRIQEVFAHKNIPRGELTKAVKEGYEALEHYKEKVRREGERILEWLEEKNKKAVVLAGRPYHIDPEINHGIPELIASYGYGVLSEDAISHLERVGRPLNSVDQWMYHTRLYDAAEYVTKHRNLELVQLNSFGCGLDAVTADQVADILKRKNKLSTLIKIDEINNLGAARIRMRSLFAAVEQRDKKSVPAIEEKPDIPKVLFTKEMKKTHTILVPQMSPIHFQFLEPALQSEGYNVEFLPAIDTKAIDEGLKYVNNDACYPSILVTGQMMKALNSGKYDLDKTALIISQTGGGCRATNYIAFIRQALYEAGMSQVPVISLSAQGIEKHPGFKISPKLLKRLVEGVLYGDLFMRVLYKTRPYEAVPGSANELYKKWRKICTESIEGKTGRSFKENVGDIVQDFDELPLSDIQKPKVGLVGEILVKFHPTANNNIVEMIEKEGAEAVMPDLMDFFAYSSYNSVIRREYLSGSMKNAMMAKTAISAIEFMRKAMTEALRDSKRFTPPASIEELAKLAAPHLSLCHQTGEGWFLTAEMLELIEHGVDNIVCMQPFACLPNHITGKGMIKALKKSNPKTNIVAIDYDPGASEVNQLNRIKLMLSTAFENLDPKGPEETKGFEESF